One genomic window of Polyangium aurulentum includes the following:
- a CDS encoding NAD-dependent epimerase/dehydratase family protein: MRVLVTGATGFLGSHIAEMLGQEGHSVVALARRTSNTKFLSSLRGVEIAYGAVEDAKSVRAAMKGVDAVIHAAGLVKARNEQEFFTINADGTTVLLDAAKEIPDLKRFVFVSSLAAVGPSDDGKPVPSTCSPRPVTHYGRSKLEGERRVLAEKDKLPVVVLRPPMIYGPRDQESFAFFQSVSRRVLPYLGDGKNTMSVIYATDAASACINALDREAAVGNTYFIDDGEVYVWKDMLAEIERALARPAFLRMGVPFSVFKAAALASELGGRLTGKAVMLTRDKVKELSAPHWVCDSSDTRRDLGWAPKVQWPEGVRRSVEWYRANGWLS; the protein is encoded by the coding sequence ATGAGGGTCCTCGTCACCGGCGCGACCGGCTTCCTCGGGTCGCATATCGCGGAAATGCTCGGCCAGGAGGGGCATTCCGTCGTGGCGCTCGCGCGCCGCACCTCCAATACCAAGTTTCTCTCCTCCCTGCGCGGCGTCGAGATCGCCTATGGCGCCGTCGAGGACGCGAAGAGCGTGCGCGCCGCCATGAAGGGCGTCGACGCCGTCATCCACGCGGCGGGGCTCGTCAAGGCGCGCAACGAGCAGGAGTTCTTCACCATCAACGCGGACGGCACCACCGTCCTGCTCGACGCGGCCAAGGAGATCCCCGATCTCAAGCGCTTCGTGTTCGTCTCGAGCCTCGCCGCCGTGGGCCCGAGCGACGACGGAAAGCCCGTGCCGTCCACCTGCTCGCCCAGGCCCGTCACCCATTACGGTCGCTCCAAGCTCGAAGGCGAGCGGCGCGTGCTCGCCGAAAAAGACAAGCTGCCCGTCGTGGTCCTGCGCCCGCCCATGATTTACGGGCCGCGCGACCAGGAGAGCTTCGCCTTCTTCCAGAGCGTCTCGCGCCGCGTCCTGCCCTACCTCGGCGACGGCAAGAACACGATGAGCGTCATCTACGCGACCGACGCCGCGAGCGCCTGCATCAACGCCCTCGACAGGGAAGCCGCGGTCGGGAACACGTATTTCATCGACGACGGTGAGGTCTACGTCTGGAAGGACATGCTCGCCGAGATCGAGCGCGCCCTCGCGCGGCCCGCGTTCTTGCGCATGGGCGTGCCGTTCTCGGTGTTCAAGGCGGCCGCGCTGGCATCGGAGCTCGGTGGAAGATTGACGGGCAAGGCGGTCATGCTCACGCGCGACAAGGTGAAGGAGCTGAGCGCGCCGCACTGGGTCTGCGATTCGAGCGATACGCGGCGCGACCTCGGCTGGGCGCCCAAGGTGCAATGGCCCGAGGGCGTCCGCCGCAGCGTCGAGTGGTACCGGGCCAATGGCTGGCTCTCCTGA
- a CDS encoding AAA family ATPase, with protein sequence MLTSIELENFKSFRKATIPLGPFTLLVGTNASGKSNLRDAFRFLHGIGREYSLAEILGEKWGEGGELQWKGIRGGTREAVFGGGEAFSMRTTMRPLITSSIRWPGKMHHRIDVAAGNSKAGPHVVRESLYTGSHMNFDSHPEEDAPKQKDTEHLLVRMPRGGTHRRRGPVLTTLSSLPALVQFTRKPDTTGQVRARAVLRTLRSMRFLDLSPDATRMPSLPGRQVLGDRGENLSSVLLAICEDSEKKATLLEWIRALTPLDVVDFDFPQDFAGRVLVHLVEQGGRKISAHSASDGTLRFLAILAALLDADRAQFYFFEEIENGIHPTRMHLLVQLIEQQCRAGKVQVIATTHSPQLLGFLDAKSRKDALLVYRLKGADDSRVRRIAELPELNKILETQDLARLHASGWLEDMVELMADEDEAAE encoded by the coding sequence ATGCTGACCTCCATCGAGCTGGAGAACTTCAAGAGCTTCCGGAAGGCGACCATCCCGCTCGGTCCCTTCACGCTGCTCGTCGGCACGAACGCCTCCGGCAAGAGCAACCTGCGCGACGCGTTCCGGTTTTTGCACGGGATCGGGCGCGAGTATTCGCTGGCCGAGATCCTCGGCGAGAAGTGGGGCGAGGGCGGGGAGCTACAATGGAAGGGGATCCGCGGCGGGACGCGGGAGGCGGTTTTTGGGGGTGGGGAGGCGTTCTCCATGAGGACGACGATGCGTCCGTTGATCACCTCGAGCATACGCTGGCCAGGAAAGATGCATCATCGCATTGATGTCGCTGCGGGGAACTCGAAGGCGGGGCCGCACGTCGTGCGCGAATCGCTCTACACGGGCTCGCACATGAACTTCGACTCCCACCCCGAGGAGGACGCTCCCAAGCAAAAGGACACCGAGCACCTCCTGGTCCGGATGCCGCGAGGCGGGACCCACCGCCGGAGGGGGCCCGTGCTCACGACACTGTCGAGCTTGCCCGCGCTCGTGCAGTTCACACGCAAACCGGACACGACGGGACAGGTACGAGCTAGGGCGGTGCTTCGAACGCTGCGTTCCATGCGCTTTCTCGACCTGTCACCCGACGCCACGCGGATGCCTTCGCTCCCTGGCCGTCAAGTGCTCGGCGACCGAGGCGAGAACCTCTCCTCCGTCCTGCTGGCCATCTGCGAGGATTCCGAGAAGAAGGCCACACTCTTGGAATGGATCCGGGCGCTCACGCCGCTCGACGTCGTCGATTTCGATTTTCCGCAGGACTTTGCCGGACGCGTCCTCGTTCACCTCGTCGAGCAGGGAGGACGCAAGATCTCGGCGCACAGCGCCTCGGACGGCACGCTCCGGTTCCTCGCCATCCTCGCCGCGCTGCTGGACGCCGACAGAGCACAATTCTACTTCTTTGAGGAGATCGAGAACGGCATTCACCCGACGCGCATGCACCTGCTCGTGCAGCTCATCGAGCAGCAATGCCGGGCCGGAAAGGTCCAGGTCATCGCCACGACCCACTCGCCTCAGCTCCTGGGCTTCCTCGACGCAAAATCCAGAAAAGACGCGCTCCTCGTCTACCGGCTCAAGGGCGCGGATGACAGCCGCGTCCGCCGCATCGCGGAGCTGCCCGAGCTAAACAAAATCCTCGAAACCCAGGACCTCGCGCGCCTGCACGCATCGGGGTGGCTGGAGGACATGGTCGAGCTCATGGCCGACGAGGACGAGGCCGCCGAATGA